One part of the Rutidosis leptorrhynchoides isolate AG116_Rl617_1_P2 chromosome 1, CSIRO_AGI_Rlap_v1, whole genome shotgun sequence genome encodes these proteins:
- the LOC139841473 gene encoding U-box domain-containing protein 33-like, translating into MTREGCSGFSPNPPASFGNEFDRRSLPVPEIIGGDKVYVAVGKSVEKAVSLFHWTFRRFTGGEICILHVHQPSPLIPTLLGNLPASQANPDVVRAYRTKEKDEMLKLLLSYTSLCTRSKVSSCIVTTENDHVRKGIVDLINEHSIQKLVMGALPENWMKVKKNSSKSSFVAKNAPPICRIWFVNKGQLLYTKEPAEDHDALLPLALQDSSPLRSRSVRYSNRERELRRDYRRCNSSTSLVAGSTSIMRSSLSNTSSDSGYSSSNELDPKIMLHQSQHRMNGSSQSELLSNFPA; encoded by the exons ATGACCCGCGAAGGCTGTTCTGGGTTTTCTCCTAATCCTCCGGCGAGTTTCGGGAATGAGTTTGACCGGAGAAGTCTTCCGGTGCCGGAAATCATCGGCGGTGACAAGGTGTATGTGGCGGTTGGGAAGTCAGTTGAAAAGGCTGTGTCTTTGTTTCATTGGACTTTTAGGAGGTTTACAGGTGGAGAGATTTGTATACTTCATGTTCATCAACCTTCCCCTTTGATTCCAACACTTT TGGGAAACCTACCTGCATCTCAAGCTAACCCCGATGTCGTGCGTGCATATAGAACAAAGGAGAAAGATGAGATGCTGAAACTTCTACTTAGTTACACGAGCCTTTGCACCCGTTCAAAG GTTTCATCATGCATTGTGACTACTGAAAACGACCACGTTCGTAAAGGAATtgtcgatttaattaatgaacataGTATACAAAAGCTTGTTATGGGAGCTTTGCCTGAGAA TTGGATGAAGGTGAAGAAAAACTCGAGTAAATCAAGTTTTGTTGCGAAAAACGCTCCTCCAATATGTCGAATATGGTTCGTCAACAAAGGTCAACTTCTTTACACCAAAGAACCTGCTGAGGACCATGATGCTTTACTCCCATTAGCACTTCAAGATTCTAGTCCTTTAAGATCTCGATCTGTACGTTACTCGAACCGAGAAAGGGAATTACGACGAGACTATCGTCGGTGTAACTCGAGTACAAGTTTGGTTGCAGGAAGTACAAGTATAATGAGGAGTTCGCTATCGAACACCTCTTCAGATTCTGGATACTCATCATCTAATGAACTTgatccgaagatcatgcttcaccaatctcaacaccggatgaa